The DNA window TCGTTACTATACACTTACTTTTTTAATAATTATATTGATTAGTATTGTTCTCTTACTTTTACTTGACATTGTGATTCTTTATATTACTCAAAATAAGAAGTTGATTAAATTTTCAGAAAGATATATGAAAATCCATATGCTGATTTTTCTAGTAATTTTATGGGTGGCACAATGAAAGATAAAATCTTAAGTTTTTTAAATTCACGAGTTAATGCTGCAAAACCTGGCTTTTTATGTCTTATCGATCCTGACAAACAACAACCTGACGAATCCGCGCAATTAGCTCTCAAATGCCAGGATAATGGTGTCGATGTAATTCTTGTTGGTGGCAGTTTGATGGTAAAGGATAATTTCAATGAAACCGTTAAAGTGATAAAAAACCAGGTATCGATACCTGTTCTTGTGTTCCCTGGTATTTTTAATTTTGTCTCCCCCTATGCGGATGCGATCCTTTTCCTGAGTATGATGAGTAGCAGAAATTCCCAGTTGCTTATCGGAGAACAGGTTCGAACAGCCCCACTCATTAAAAAGTATGATGTCGAGGCGATCCCGACAGGTTATTTTCTTATTGAATCAGGCTCCCTCACATCTGTGCAATTCATGAGCAGCAGCTTGCCAATACCACGAACTAAATTTGATATTGCAGTATCACATGCTCTTGCCGCACAATATCTTGGCATGAAGTTGATCTTCTTCGATGGAGGAAGTGGTGCAAAAAAATCTGTACCTGTCGAGATGATAAAACGAGTAAAAGAGAACATATCAATCCCGCTGATCATCGGTGGAGGGATCAGCACTCCTGAAGAAGCCCGAGAAAAAGTGGAAGCTGGTGCAAATTTTATCGTAATCGGAACTGCAATTGAAAACAACAACAAGACGAATCTTATTAAAGAATTTTCTGAAGCAATCCATTCATAGCTGACATGATTGATATTCATACACACGTACTCCCGGGAATCGATGACGGAGCTCAAAACCTTGACGATACTCTAGAAATTTTAGAAGCACTCCAGGCACAAGGAGTTACAGAACTTGTCGCCACACCTCACATTATTACCGGAGTATATAATAATTCACGAACAATAATCGATCAAAAAATATCAGTTGTCAAACAACTCATCAAAGATAAGGAATTCAAAATCAATATACATTCAGGGGCTGAACTCTATCTCGAACCGGATATTGTACAGAAAGTCAAAGATCAAAAACTAACTCTCGCGGCAAGTAATTATGTATTGATCGAAACAGCTTTACAGCAATTCCCGGACAACTTTGAGGACATACTTTTTAATTTCCAGCAAGAGGGTTTTCGCCCTATTATAGCACACGCTGAGCGATTCAATCCGTTCATGGAAAATTTTGATTATTTGCTCCAGATTGTAAATAGAGATATTTATGTTCAAATGAATAGCGGTAGTATCCTCGGTGTGTATGGAAATGCGGTAAGAGATCTGGCACTCGCCATGTTACATAAAGGTTGTGTTCATGTTGTTGCATCAGATGTTCATGGTCTTAATAAACGTCCCATCCTAATGAAAGATGCATTTGAATTTGTCGCCATGGAATTCTCGAATACATTAG is part of the Candidatus Cloacimonadota bacterium genome and encodes:
- a CDS encoding geranylgeranylglyceryl/heptaprenylglyceryl phosphate synthase, with the protein product MKDKILSFLNSRVNAAKPGFLCLIDPDKQQPDESAQLALKCQDNGVDVILVGGSLMVKDNFNETVKVIKNQVSIPVLVFPGIFNFVSPYADAILFLSMMSSRNSQLLIGEQVRTAPLIKKYDVEAIPTGYFLIESGSLTSVQFMSSSLPIPRTKFDIAVSHALAAQYLGMKLIFFDGGSGAKKSVPVEMIKRVKENISIPLIIGGGISTPEEAREKVEAGANFIVIGTAIENNNKTNLIKEFSEAIHS